The window ACTTCACCTTCTGAGGTATTGGCCTCTAATTGATTCAAAGATGCATTTTCAATCCTCAAATTGTCGCCACCATCAAAACCTGCAATAAAATTGACTGTCATGCTTTCTCCCATGGTATTGTCAGCATTGTAAGGCGTAACCATCAATTTATACTTACCTTCATTCAGGTACTTGCCTGCATAATCATTGGCGGGTAAATCTCCGAAGATCGCATATGGTGCTTTTCTCTCTGTCCAATTGTAATCTTTAGCACCAGATAGTTGAAAAGTCATGGCAGCTATATTATCACCTTTGCCATCAGCCCTGATATTCAACTTAACATTTTTGTACTGATTCAGGTCGATGTAACTACCTTCCATAAGCTCCATAATGTCCTCGTCCGTATCCGCATTTACCAGAGTAAATTTATCAATTTTGCTATTGTGAATTACTTCAAAATTAATTGTAACAGTGGCTCCACCTATGCCTCTATTCACAGTAGACTTGAATGGATAAGCTGTAGCAGACATGGTATAACTTCCCTCAGGGAGGTCTCTTCCAGCGTAGTCACCTAAATTGTCACCAAAGAGCGCAAATGGCATCACTTTCTCAAACATGGAGAAATTAACTGGCCCCTCAATCATCATATCAATTCCACCTTGTTGGTCTTCAGGAACATTTGATCTGATATTAAACTTTTTATCTTTGAATGCTGATAAATCTATCACATCACCATCCATTATTTTTATAATATCCGTATCATCTGTAGCATTGACTAAAGTGAAACTGTCAATGGTTCCTTCAAACATCACTTCAAAGTTTACCATGGATTTCACTCCCTGATTACCGGAAAGATGTTTCATTTCAAATGGTGTGGCAGCAAATTCATATACCCCAGGCAATATGTTTTTCCCTGTATAATCTCCGTTGATATCACCAAATACTGCGTACGGTACCACATTTTCAGTTGTACTTCGCATGTCAGGAGAACAGGTTGGACATAAGGTTAATGATTCCAATTCTAATTTCACACTACCCACTTTTTCAGGATCAGTGATTACCATCATATTGATCATTTTATCTTTGACTTCAGAATAAGGTATAATGTCACCATTCATTATTTCTCTGATAATGGTATTGGTTCCTGCATCTACAAGCCAGAAGCTTTCGATTTCTAAGTCATCAGATTCTGTTACTACCTTAATGATTGCTTCTGTGTCCTCTCCTCCTTCATATGAAGCAGTCACCATTAAATCACCTAACTCATCAGGAGTTCCACAGAGTTCTACCCTACCATTTTCATCGGTGATGCCTTTACCATAGAATACACCATTCACATCAAAAGAAACTTCTACCCCTGCTAGAGGCATTCCAAATTGATCCAATATAGTGGCTGCCAAACATACTTCTTCACCAAGAACTACTTCCACTTCGTTTTCTTCAAATGAAATAATGGTAGGGATTGGGACATTGTCTGTAACAGTGATCATGGCGGTAACAGTGTTCTCGACTGTATAATAAAAGCCGAACTCAAACTCACCTTCCATATCCGGATTGAAGCAATAATTCAATACTCCGTCCTCATTGGTCATCATAGAACCGGCGGGTTCTCCATTTTTGGTAATAAACACTTCAATGACACCAAATGGATTGTCTAACTGATCCAATACCTCTACTTCCAAACAAGTCTCTGTTCCAATACTTACTTCACCCTCAGAAGGTTCAACTGAAATAGTAGTAGCAACCAATACAACTTGAATGATTTTTACCGTACCTGTGGCAGGAGTTCCACCATCATAATTAACAGCAAAGCTTAGATCACCCATGCTTTCGGTAACAATACAATAGGCAACTATTCCATCTTCATCACTCATTAAGGTGGCCACAATTTCTCCATTGACTTCTATAGTTACTTCTGTATTGGGAAGTGGATCACCGTTTTGATCCAACACTAGGGATTCTACACAGGCTTCCTCACCAAGGTTGACCTCAGCAGATATATTGGTTATTGAAATGGCACTAGCTATAAGGCCACCACCACCGCCTCCGTCTCCGCCGCCTCCGGAATTAAGGACAGTAATACTCGTAGAAGCCGGGCTTCCGCCTCCAACATAATTAACAACAAAAATTAGAAGCTCGCCATCTTCTTCCTCTGCTGTTTTGCAAAATTCAGCCACTCCATTTTCGTCGGTCATTTCAGATCCTGCATCCACCCCATTGATTTCCAATTGAACTTCAACACCTTCCATTACTTTGCCAAACTGATCTTTAACCGTGGCAGTCACACATACCTGTTGTCCCAAATTGATCTCATTGGATGCGGCATCTATACTTATTGAGGTAGGCATTGAATCCGGAACAGCGACCATAACGGTAGTTTCGGTTTTATCCCCTCCCTCATAATAACTCGTAAATAAGAGGTCTCCACCTTCTTCCGGTGTGAAACAATATTCTATCATCCCATTCTCATCAGATTCACCACTGTAAATTACATTGCCCATATATTCGATAAATAACATCTCACCTTCCATCGGGTTATCAAATTGATCCAAAATCTGACTGGTAAGGCATATTTCCTCTCCCAAAGTCACTGATTCAGGCAGGGAGTTAAGCAGCACCTGATCCGGTCTAGGAATGGTTGTAGAAACGGTAGCTTCTGCAGTTGTACTTCCTACAGATGCTATTATTTTATCAGTTCCCTCATTAATAGCATCAAAGCAGAAATTCGCTATCCCTTGTTCATCAGTTAATGCAAAACCAATTTTCTCATTGACCCCTTCCACTTCAAAATCCACCCTAACACCAAAAATTGGTACGCCCTCATCATCTGTCACTGAAGAATTGAAACAATAAGTAGTTCCCTGTTGAATTTCTTGTTCAATATCCAAATTAATATTGCGAACTTGTTCCACGCTAGCCAGTGCCTGACCACCCGGGTATCCATAGGAATCATAGCTACCAAAGCCATACATAAAAGCCCCAAAAGCCAAGTTTCCAGAAATATTATGTGTTCCTTGAGAAACTTCTACCTGTGCTCCGGCAAAGGTAGATCCGGGTATATCTGTAAAAATAGAAGGGTCCAAAAAGGCACCGTCCAGTTCAATTTTATCCTTTTGAGAAGTTGGCACTGCCAAGTTTATAAAATGCTTACTAAAACCAGTTGCTGGAGTGCTGACAGTATAACTATTTTGAAATTGCTCGAAAGGAGGTATTAACATCATAAACGGATCAGATGTAACATTATCAGAACTTTGACCTTTCGAAAACTGTGCAACTAAAATGGCTTGATCTGATTCAATTTTAGTATACACATCACTAGGGATACTTAATTCGTGAAAGTCACCTGCATTTAATGTGAAGTTTTCTGTAAAGCCACCTGTACCATTTATCGAAACACTGGTTCCATCCTTGGTGGCAACAATTCTATAAATGTCACCTGCTCTTCTAGAGGCTAGTGGAATAGTGACAAAACTTTCACCCAAGGAAGTTACAGGAGGTGCTTGTTCAATCAAATGATCACATGCGGAAATATTCTGCGGCACATAGGCACAGGTATGGCCAGTAAATACTGCGACAGGATTATTAGAAGTGATAAAACTACCCGTTAAATCACCATTTGTTACCGATGCTATTAACTGGTAAGTCTCACCTTTATTTAAGTTTACTTCATAGGGTACGCCAGACGGTCTTGTATTTGTACCTATTGAAGGTACTATGGTAACTACTGTCCCATCCATTGTTGCTACCACCCCAAATGCAGATGCTGTAGAAGGGGTTGCCGATAGTGTTATATAGGACATAACTATATATTCGGTTCCCAACACATCAAGCGGTAAACCAAGAAAAGCATCAGTTGTAGCATTATATTGATTTAACCCATATATAGTAATCTCACTATCTGCTATAATATTAACCCCTTTATTTTCAACACCATCACTAAGAGTAGCCAGAAGTGTACTGGGTAGATTTACCGTAGTAACAGTTCCAGGTGTTACAGAAAAATCTATTACAGTTTCATCTGGCAATATTACTTGACCATTAGTAGCTAAATCACTAGTAATAAATAAATCCAAATTTGTAGCACTACTATTATTAAAATTTCGGTTAAACATTAACCAAAATTCCTTTCCCTTATTATCGGGAATACCATTCTGAGAATATACCAATCCCATAGGAAGTATAAACAGCAGAAAAATCAAGTTTAAAACACTGTAGGTTTGCTTCATAACATGCATATTTATAGGTTATATATACATAAATATATATTTAAAAATTAATATAACAAACACAACAACTTAGTTTTTAAATATTTACACAAAAAAACGCCTTTTATATAATCAAAAAAATTGCATATTATGGAGCTACCAACTAACTCAAAAAAAGGCATGAAATAGCTATAAATTAATAGATGGGTACCCCTATTTATTAAATCATAAATAATTTATCATTTATTTAAAATTTAATAATATTTTTAATTAATAATTATAATTTATAAAATTAGAACAAGTTAACAAATATCCTAAATTCATTCTATTTGCCATTTTTTTTATCTAAAGTAAAAATCATTATTTTACCTGAGCTCCAATTCTCAATTCTACTTCCAATAGAAATACTTAAAATCCAGTTATTAATAAATCTCTAAAATATCTCATTTTTATTATTCAAAAAGTCTGAGCGAATAAGTAGGAAATTTAAACTTTTAAAATGAGAATAAATCAGCTCTTTCTTTAAACCTATATAATAAGTAAAGTAGAACTATCATGTATCAGCTTACACTTGCAAATAACCAATATGGCCTTCTATCGGGTGTTTAAGCTCCACTTAGAACAATCCCAGTCATTTTATTGATATTTTCACCCTAGCAATTAGAGAATACCTTGACACAATAACTGGTTTAAGGCAATTACCAATCAGACTAATTTACTCGGGATTAGATCATTTGAGGTACATGCAAAAACCGCCTTTACCTATTTAGAATTAATTTAGGCACCTACAATAAAAAAATAAATTGACCTGAATTAAGCAATTGGCTTTCCTTTACCTAGTGATCCGTTTGGGCAAACGCATTAATCAAGTAACTAATCCTATTTATGAATCAATTTTCATGCAGTCATATTTACCAGAAATTAAGCCCCCCACTCCTCCTTATTACTAAGAATAATGAATTGGAAAATTGAACAAATAAGAATGGGCTCTCCCTTTTTATAAAAGGCCAATTCAAAAGCACAAAACAACACCTATAATTTTAAGGGTACTTAGGGGATAAGAAACGAAAGGGATAACACTATAAGAAACCCGGTTACGGAGATTATTGTTTCTAATGTAGTCCATGTTTGTAAAGTCTCTTTCTCACTTATATCCAGGTATTTCTTAACCAACCAAAAACCTGAATCATTGACATGAGATAAGATACATGCGCCTGCTGCTATGGCAATTCCAATTAAGGCTTTGTATGGATCAGACATATCCATATCTATAATTATTGGAGAAATCATACCTGCAGCGGTCACCATGGCCACAGTTGCAGAACCTTGAATTATCCGAATAATGACTGCAATTAAATAAGCCATCACTATAGGAGCTACATTATAAGCTATAAAAACTTCTGCAAGTGCTTCCCCTGCACCACTTTGTACTAGGATTTCTTTAAACATCCCGCCGGCACCTGTAATCACAATAATAAGTCCTGCTGGAGCTAAAGCCTTGTCGGAAAACTCAAGCAATTGCTTGGCTTTGTATCCTTTTCTATACCCTAAGAAATATAGGGCCACTAGTGTAGCTATGGTCAAAGCAATAAAAGGGTGTCCTAAAAACTGCGCTACTTCTAATAAATAATTATCTCCATTGATATGGCCGGTTTCTACCAATAAATTGGATGTAGTAGCAATGAGTATTAATAATAATGGAAGAATAATTATAAAAGCTATTAAATAAAAGTCTCTTTTAGAGGCATTACCGGTAGCTTCATCCTTAAATTCTATATGCGAGGGTACCGGCACAAATATTTTATTAGAAATATACTGACCAAATATAGGTCCTGCCAATATCGCACAAGGCAATCCTACTATCACTCCAAAAATTATCATCCAGCCCAAGGGTGCATTCAGTATTTCTGCTACTGCCACCGGTCCCGGTGTTGGAGGTATAAAGGCATGTGTAACCGCCATGCCTGCTAATAAAGGGATTGCATAATGTAACAATGAATTGCCGGATTTATTAGCTAAAGCATAAACCAATGGAATTAAGATAATAAATCCTACATCCAAAAACACAGGTATAGAAACAATAAAACCCGTTAGCATCAATGCCCAAGAAGTCCTTTTTTCCCCAAACCCCTTAATTAAAAAATGAGCCATGGTTTGTGCACCCCCGGAGACCTCTAACAATTTTCCTAAAATAGCTCCAAGACCAACAACAATGGTAATAAAGCCTAAAATATCACCCATGCCTTTTTGAAGACTACCTATAAGTTCCATAAAAGGCATGCCCGATGCTAAACCTACAAAACAACTGGCCAATAATAAGGAAATAAAGGCATGCACCTTTAATTTCATCACCAATACCAACAACAACAATATAGACAAAGAGGTAATAATAAAAAGATAGAGCGTTTGATCCATGGGTTTATTAAATAAAATACAATTGGGGAAATATAAAATAGCCGAAATAGCAGAATTAAGACGGTATATTAATCAGTATCTTGGTAAGCTTTTAAAAATTGACTTAGGTGTTCTTGAAGACCTTCCCAATCTTTGTTCTGTAAGAAAGTTTTTGGAACCACTGCACTTCCTACACCAACACCAGATGCACCTGCTTTAAAATAAGTAGAAACATTGTCCTTGGAGACACCTCCGGTAGGTAACAATTTAATACTATCCAAAGGGCCTAATAAATCTTTAATATAACCGGGGCCCAAGGCCGAAGATGGAAATACCTTGACCATATTGGCCCCTAATTTCCAGGCTTTATAAATTTCTGTTGGGGTAAAAGCTCCCGGGAATACCGGGATTTGGTTGGCCACGCAATATTGAATTACCTCTTCATCTAATATTGGAGTAACAATAAACTGTGCTCCTGCAGCCAACGCGGCATGTAAGTCATCCATGTCACAAACAGTACCTGCACCAATATTCAGTTCCTCTCCAAATTCTTTGACCAAGCGAGCAATATCTTCAGTGGCATTCTTTGAATTCAAGGTGATTTCCATGGTGGAAAGCCCTGTAACTTTAAAACATTGGGCGACTTGAAGCAAATCATTACTATCTAAATTTCTAAAAATGGCTACTATGGGAGCTTTATCAAAAGCTTCCCAGGAAAATGTTTTTTTCATTGTTTATATTTTGATTCAATATTTGAATTTGACCATGAATGACAGATTTTCGGACCCATTCTTCGGGTAAAACCTCAGCATGAAGCCCCAATGTTTCCATTCCTATCACATAGTTTGGATGCAATTTTCCCTCAGAACATAAGTAAATGCAAGAATCCTTTTCATCCACCAAATTACTCAGTTCATTTCCAATCAACAAACCGCTTAAATAATGAAAGTTTTCTTCTTTAGAATAGCGACCAAATAATTCGTTTGTTCTTGCCTTAAAAAGCACCGATAATAAAGCACTTGACGCCCCTTCCTTAACTCCAACTTCAAATATCTCTTTGTACTTTTCATTGGAGTTGGATTTTACACTTTTTGATAATATACTCTGATACGCCATTAAATGGAAAACCTCACCTGTCATGTAAGTTTTGAAGTTGCTAACCTTATATCCTTCTACTTTAATGTGCTTAGAATGAGTGCCTGGAAGAATGAAAATCCCATTGCCAGAAAAATTCTCCAATTGCCTCACCACACCTATGAGTTGTGTCTCCTCTCCCCTCATAACATTGTCAGAACTCCTAAGTCCGGACACCAAAAGCAAAGAATAATCAAAATCTTCAGACATAGGGAAATATTCTAATCCCACCGAATTTCCATTTACATCTATAGGCAGATCAGAATAAGGCAGTTCCTTTATTCCTATGCTGGAAGATGCCATCCCTGAGCAAACGATCAACATCCCTTCCAAATTGACTTGAAGGTTCTCACTCATTTGCCTAATCTCCTTCTTTAATTGGTCAAAATAAAATTTTACTCTGTTTGCCTCATTTCCTGTTTCTATGTACTTATTAAATGTAGTTTGTATTCCGGCTTCATTTACATGCTCACCTTCTATTCTTGCATCATTTAAATTGACAATCCGTAATCTAAAGGAACTTGTCCCCCAATCACAACTTAAAAATTTCATCATGTTTTCTCAAATTTTATCAAAGCCTCGATTTACCAAAAACACCTTCACTCTGCTACCCCGAATAGGTAATATCAATGAAAATTAGGTTGATTGACTTTTAAAATTAGCTAAAAATATTATTTAATACTTGAAAAGTATAATGATTTAACCTACCGAAATGAATTAATACCAAATTCAATATTGATTTGGAGGGAAAAAATCTTTGTAGTTGAGCTATTTGGCACCTATGAGTAATTCAATAGCCGTTTATTTGAATAAGCTTTTTTATTACATTTTTTGGAGTAAAAAGCTTAAATATGAAAAATAAATACTATAACTTAAATGGTATTATTACCACCGATTTCCAGGAAGCCAACCTTTACTTCTCACTTTCTCCTTTAAAAATCCCTTCTAAAAAGCCCGACTTAGCCTCCTCTTCCTCTATATTTCCTAAATCGATGGATTGCTCAATCGAGGGCCTTAAAGCTTGAACAAAAGCATTTCTCAATATTATCATAATTGCTTGACCGGTATGTATATTGGGGTTTTCGAAGGTATTCTCTATGGTAATTTTTGAACCTAATTGGTCTTCTTTTTGGTTTTCAAACAACTCCGCAGCTCCTGCAACAAGAGTTTCCCACAAAATTTGGAGCACATTGCCTTCTTCTTTGTTCCATTGTACCACATCTAAATCTTTGATTAATGGTTTTACATATCCCTTAAAGACACCTTCCTTTGCAGCAAACTCTGTAAAGACATTAAATTCTCCTTTTTTAACATCAAAATTTCCGTAAGCCCTTAAAAAATCATTTAACCCTACCAAGTTCACATTTTCAAATGCAGCACTCATATCAAAAGTAGGCTGGTCGGCTAATGCATTTAACTTCACATCTAAATTGAATACTCCATCATATGCTCTACCATTAGCGTTAAGGGAAGATGGTAAAGAATCCCCTTCCACAGAATCATTGGTCAAATGAGTTGCCAAAATATTTAAATCCTTAATAAAAACATCCACTTTAGGGCTCGATAAATTATCGATGTAATGGACTTCAGCTTGGTTGATCTCAAACCTATTGATGTCCAAAGGCATTAAATCTCGAATTAACCCTCTAAGATCGGAAGTATCTTGCTTAACTTCCGGCTCCACACTTGGTGTATGAACAAAATTTAACTTAGGTTGATCTACCAAAAGCTCACCTACAACTTTCCCTTGAAACAATGCCTTCCAATGAATTGATAAGTCAATCTTAGGGCATGAGAAAAAAGGAACAGTATCTATAGCAGCAGTTTTATTTGTATCCCTTTTTAAAATCTCAATTCCATCAATTACATATGCACCTCTAATCAAAGCGATATCTATGTCCTCCACATGACCTGTATATTCTTCCATGTCCTTTAACTCCTTATTCACGAAATGAAGTACAATACTTGGTAGAAATAATCTTAATAAGAGCAATAAAAATACAACTATCCCTAAACTAATTATGGTCTTTTTACGCATCTGATTGTTCGATTTAAATAAATTAAAATGGTATTATGGTGCTTATCGAAACTAAAAAGGTATTTTGGTTGAACTTCATTTGAATGCATCCAAAGCAACAAAAAAATCCCTTGCTTTAGATTTAATGCAAAAATCCCTTCTCTTTTGGATCATAAATGAAACAGGCTCCTCTATCCAGATTACCTCGGAAATTAGGAACATTTTTGTCACTTCGCTACATCAATACTTGAATGATTTTTCAAATACCATGCCGAATGTCAAATTAATCTATTCTGAAATACACATTAACCGCCTAGAACATATTTTGTAAATAAATTAAATTTAAATTTCATTTATCGTAATTTATGCTTTTTCAAAAATATTAACACAATATTAACACATATAACCGATTAAAAGCTTTTTACTATATAATTAGGATGTGGAATGAGGAAATTTTAGAAAATCAATAAATAAGCAATTCTTTAAAACCTACTAATTTCAATCCATTAATTTCACCAATTCCATTATATCTTTTTTATTATAAATTATTTTTTTTATAATTACCAATTATAATATTATTATTTTTCTTATCAATCCTTGTATTTAAACACTATTATTAATCTACGAAATATATAAAATCAGTCTAAATGTAAACGTTACCATAAATCTATTTTAGAATATTATTCGAATAATGTAAAATTAAAGACTTCACAAATCAGTGATTATTAAAACGGACACCATTTAAACATAGTCGAAAATGAATACGATATAATTATTTTATTATCTAATTTAACTTTAAACCCAAATGCTATGAAAAAAAGTATACTTCTACGGCAGATTGTACGTAGAAATTTATTCACAGGTATCCTACTTGCCACCTTGACCGGTAGTACCATGTCAATTAACCCGGCCTTGGCAAACCCGGATTTCAGTTCATCTGCCACCCTCAGAAGCGAACATGAATCATCTGAAAAATTCCTCATTGCCGATATTACTATTAAAGGGGTTGTTACAGATATTGATGGAGAACCACTGCCGGGAGTAACAGTATCAATACCGGGTACTTCCGTTGGAACAGTTACAGATATTGATGGAAGTTATTCAATGTCTGTACCTGAAAATGCCACATTGGTTTTCTCATTCATCGGTTTTGAGAAACAAAGTATAGCTGTAGGAAGTCGTACTATACTGAATGTTACATTAAAGGAAAACATTTCAGCACTAGAAGAAGTAGTGGTAATCGGTTATGGTACTCAGGAAAGAAAAGACATTTCTACTGCAATTTCTTCCGCTTCGGCAGAAGATCTTAAGGACAGGCCCTCCTCTAATTTTGTACAGTCCTTACAAGGGAAAATGCCAGGAGTAAGAATTTCAAACAATAATTCTGCACCTGGAGGAGGTTCAAACATTGTGATCAGAGGGGTTAGTTCAATTAATGCGAGCAACAGTCCACTGATAGTAATTGATGGGTTTCCGATTAAGGATGGTTATAATAAAACTGAAAACCCCTTAAATTCAATCAACCCTGCAGATATCGAATCCATAGAAGTTTTAAAAGATGCCTCATCGAGTGCGATTTATGGTACGCAAGCTGCCAATGGTGTTATTTTAGTTACCACTAAAAAGGGGAAATCAGGAAAGCCCAGCATTTCAATCAATGCAACATCAGGGATTCAATCCATGCTTAATAAAGTAGAAGTATTGAATAGAGATCAATTTTTGCAAATGATGGATGAATCGAGGGCAGCAGCCTATGTAATAGAAGATCCAAATTTCGGCACCAACGATCCGGAGGCCCCGCTTTGGCAATGGACAGACTCTGATGAAACAAGAATCAGTAATTGGACCAATTACTCCCAATATTCGGCAGGCATGCAAGACCCTTATCAAATGTTTTACCGTTGGATTACCGTCACCGACACCACAAAAAACAGTCCATATAATACCGATTGGCAGGATGTAATAACTCAAATGGGTAAAACAAATGACATCCAACTTTCCGCATCCGGGGGAACAGAAGATATTACTTATCGAGTTTCAGGTGGTTATTTTAATCAAGAAGGCATTGTAAAATCTTCAGGATATGATCGTTTTTCCTTTAGGGCCAATGTAGACATGAAAGTGAATAACTACCTAAAATTAGGTTTGATGTTGGCTCCTTCCTTGGAAAACACACAAGTATTAGCCAATACTGAAGGTGGCAGCACTAGAAATCCATTTTATAACGCATTAGGATTACCTCCTATTTGGGCCCCTACAGATGAGAATGGCGTCCCTCACTATTATGGAACAGAAGCTACTTATGAAAACCCATGGTTTTGGAATTTAGATTTTGCCGTCAACCCTTTGGCCAATTTCCAAATTGAAGACAAACGAAGAACAGTTAAAAATCTGGCTACTTTATATACAGAAATCAATTTAATGGAAGGTTTAACCTTTCGGTCAGAATTTCATACCCAATTTAGGTTTTGGGAAAGAAACTATTTCCTTCCAAACTCCATGCCTACAGTCACACAGCCGTTTTCAAGGTCTAGGGGAATTAATCAGGTCACCTCAAGCTTTAACTGGAATTCTCAAAACTTCCTGACTTACACCAAGAGTTTTGATGCCCATTCATTGAACGCTATGGTGGGGTACTCTGTAGACGAAGCCAGTTATAGAAGTACTTATATCAATAAGTACGATTACCCTACAGATTTGATCCCTACATTGAACCAAGGGACCACCATTGTAAATGCTCAGAATGATGCCCGAACTAATCGATCAAGCGAATCCATGATTGGTAGTTTTGCTCGAATTATATATAACTATGACAGCAAATATTATTTCACAGGAAGTATCAGAAGAGATGGTTCTTCCAAATTTGGTAAAGACAACAGGTGGGGCATTTTCCCTTCCATGTCTGTCGCTTGGAGAGCTTCTGATGAAAATTTCTTTGAACCTTTTAGATCTGTAATAAATGATCTTAAAATTAGAGGAGGTTGGGGAGTAATCGGAAATGCAGGCATAAGTAATTACCTCGCACTTAGCACCTTGAATTCAGGAGCCTATGTCTTTGGTTCCGGATCTACGCTTGCTCCTTCTTATGTAGACGGAAAAGTAGCCAACTCATCTTTAGGATGGGAGGAGACCACAGATTTCAGTTTGGGTACAGATGTAGAGCTTTTTGACAGTAGAGTGATGTTAAGTGTAGACTATTTCCATAGACTCACAGAAAACATGCTATTCAATCTACCACTCCCTGTGGTTACCGGTTTTAGCTCCTTTATGGCCAATGCAGGTTCTATGAGAAACCGAGGTTATGAATATGCTATTTCTACAAGAAATATTGATGGAGTCTTTACTTGGAGTACCTCTGCCAACCTCTCCTATTACCGAAACAGGGTTCTTGATATTGGCAAAGACAAACGACCGATTATCAATAACAACGGATATACTGCTGAAAACAGACCTTTGGCAGGGATATGGGGTTATTCGAACCTTGGTGCATTTGATGATTGGGAGGATGTAAAAACCTCTCCAATTTTTAACCCACAGCAAGCTTTGTGGAGCAAACGTTCCAATCCCGGCACGCCAAAAGCTGCAGATGTCAATGGAGATGGTATCTTGGACAGCAATGACCAAACCGTGATCGGACAAAACAACCCCTCTTTTGTCTGGGGAATGACCAATAACTTTGGCTATAAGAATTTTGATTTTTCCGTGCACGTCAATGGTGTTCAAGGGGGAGACCTTTCTATGGTTGAATTTGAAAGTATGCTTGGAAGAGGTGGAGGAAGAAGGAGTATGACCACTGAATATTTCAATAATTACTGGACTCCAACCAGAACTGACGCAGCCTATGCTTCTCCTACAAGAAAAAGTGCAGATGGCTCAAGTGTATCAGGTAGTCTTGTTTTTAAAGGAACCTATGTAAATATTCAAAATGTAGTTTTAGGGTATACTTTACCCAACGAAATTGCACGTAGAGCAAACATTAATAATTTACGAGTTTATATGAGTGTACAGAATGCTTTCTTCTTTACAAAATATCCGGGTTATAATCCTGAGGTAAA of the Cyclobacterium marinum DSM 745 genome contains:
- a CDS encoding 2-dehydro-3-deoxygalactonokinase, which codes for MMKFLSCDWGTSSFRLRIVNLNDARIEGEHVNEAGIQTTFNKYIETGNEANRVKFYFDQLKKEIRQMSENLQVNLEGMLIVCSGMASSSIGIKELPYSDLPIDVNGNSVGLEYFPMSEDFDYSLLLVSGLRSSDNVMRGEETQLIGVVRQLENFSGNGIFILPGTHSKHIKVEGYKVSNFKTYMTGEVFHLMAYQSILSKSVKSNSNEKYKEIFEVGVKEGASSALLSVLFKARTNELFGRYSKEENFHYLSGLLIGNELSNLVDEKDSCIYLCSEGKLHPNYVIGMETLGLHAEVLPEEWVRKSVIHGQIQILNQNINNEKNIFLGSF
- a CDS encoding DUF748 domain-containing protein is translated as MRKKTIISLGIVVFLLLLLRLFLPSIVLHFVNKELKDMEEYTGHVEDIDIALIRGAYVIDGIEILKRDTNKTAAIDTVPFFSCPKIDLSIHWKALFQGKVVGELLVDQPKLNFVHTPSVEPEVKQDTSDLRGLIRDLMPLDINRFEINQAEVHYIDNLSSPKVDVFIKDLNILATHLTNDSVEGDSLPSSLNANGRAYDGVFNLDVKLNALADQPTFDMSAAFENVNLVGLNDFLRAYGNFDVKKGEFNVFTEFAAKEGVFKGYVKPLIKDLDVVQWNKEEGNVLQILWETLVAGAAELFENQKEDQLGSKITIENTFENPNIHTGQAIMIILRNAFVQALRPSIEQSIDLGNIEEEEAKSGFLEGIFKGESEK
- a CDS encoding SusC/RagA family TonB-linked outer membrane protein, which translates into the protein MKKSILLRQIVRRNLFTGILLATLTGSTMSINPALANPDFSSSATLRSEHESSEKFLIADITIKGVVTDIDGEPLPGVTVSIPGTSVGTVTDIDGSYSMSVPENATLVFSFIGFEKQSIAVGSRTILNVTLKENISALEEVVVIGYGTQERKDISTAISSASAEDLKDRPSSNFVQSLQGKMPGVRISNNNSAPGGGSNIVIRGVSSINASNSPLIVIDGFPIKDGYNKTENPLNSINPADIESIEVLKDASSSAIYGTQAANGVILVTTKKGKSGKPSISINATSGIQSMLNKVEVLNRDQFLQMMDESRAAAYVIEDPNFGTNDPEAPLWQWTDSDETRISNWTNYSQYSAGMQDPYQMFYRWITVTDTTKNSPYNTDWQDVITQMGKTNDIQLSASGGTEDITYRVSGGYFNQEGIVKSSGYDRFSFRANVDMKVNNYLKLGLMLAPSLENTQVLANTEGGSTRNPFYNALGLPPIWAPTDENGVPHYYGTEATYENPWFWNLDFAVNPLANFQIEDKRRTVKNLATLYTEINLMEGLTFRSEFHTQFRFWERNYFLPNSMPTVTQPFSRSRGINQVTSSFNWNSQNFLTYTKSFDAHSLNAMVGYSVDEASYRSTYINKYDYPTDLIPTLNQGTTIVNAQNDARTNRSSESMIGSFARIIYNYDSKYYFTGSIRRDGSSKFGKDNRWGIFPSMSVAWRASDENFFEPFRSVINDLKIRGGWGVIGNAGISNYLALSTLNSGAYVFGSGSTLAPSYVDGKVANSSLGWEETTDFSLGTDVELFDSRVMLSVDYFHRLTENMLFNLPLPVVTGFSSFMANAGSMRNRGYEYAISTRNIDGVFTWSTSANLSYYRNRVLDIGKDKRPIINNNGYTAENRPLAGIWGYSNLGAFDDWEDVKTSPIFNPQQALWSKRSNPGTPKAADVNGDGILDSNDQTVIGQNNPSFVWGMTNNFGYKNFDFSVHVNGVQGGDLSMVEFESMLGRGGGRRSMTTEYFNNYWTPTRTDAAYASPTRKSADGSSVSGSLVFKGTYVNIQNVVLGYTLPNEIARRANINNLRVYMSVQNAFFFTKYPGYNPEVNFQGNSALSQGIDRGAYPLARTISLGINLAL